The genomic DNA GCTTGCTTCTGAAGCGCCTGAATTAACAGCGCCCCTTGCAAATCGCCAGAAACTTCCCCAGTGCTGATAAATATTCGCATTTGCTCAGTTGTCACTTTTCAGTTGTCAGTTTTCAGTTATAAGTCAGCACAATTTTGGGAAGGCAGTCCGTTAAGCAGCTTGCTAAGATAGGAACTGCCGTAGTTTCCCAATCAGCGACAAAAAAACCGCCAGGTTAATCATCACTTGAGCTAATTCTCCCCTTACCAGGAATTAAACCCCGTCTTCCTGGCATTCGTGAAAGTAGCAAGAAACGACGCAAATGTTCCAACTGTGCCGTATCTCCCAAAAGTTCCAACTCTGCCAGAGCATCTTTAAACAGTAAATCAGACCGGTAGAGAATGCGAAAAGCTTTTTTCAGTAGTTGGAACTCACTAGATGGCATTCCTGAGCGTTTTAGACCCACTAAATTAAGCGATCGCACCCGTGAAGGATTTCCCTCAACTAACGTATAAGGAGGCACATCACGGTCAATACGAGTCATCCCGCCTACCATCGCCATACCACCGATGTGTACAAACTGATGAACACCTAAAACTCCGCTTAACCTAGCGCGAGACTCAATATACACATGACCTGCCAAAGCGACGGAGTTGGCAATAACCACGGAATCCTCAATTATACAGTTATGACCAACATGAACATAAGCCATCAGTAGATTACCATTACCAATCACCGTGGCCTCACCTCTACCGGTAGCACGGTTAATAGTTACATACTCACGAATGGCGTTATTATCACCAATTTTTACCCAGGTAGGTTCTCCCACATACTTGAGATCCTGGGGTTCCATACCAATCACAGCCCCAGGAAAAATATGATTTCCTTTACCAATGTCACAAGGGCCTTCTATCACTGCATGAGCGCCAATTACAGTTTCTGCTCCTACTTTGACATTCGCTCCAATCACAGCATAAGCACCGACTTGCACCGTTGAGTGGAGTTCCGCATCAGGATGTATTACAGCAGTTGGATGAATAAGTGTCTTCAAGGGTGACTCTCCAAAACCGAGTTCAGTAAAAAAACGTGTCGGGCAAAATAAGTGATGTGTGAGGATGACGAAAGTCTAAAAATTAAGTAAATAAGCTAGATAGACTTGTAGTTTTTAGTTGTTACTGTTATCCTTGCTTATGATTGGCTGATGGGCATTTCACGGCTATGCCAACATCAGCAAAGCACAATTTTAACTCACTAAAGAAAACATTAGTTCCCCTTCAGCAGCCAATTTTCCGTCAACTTCGGCTCGACCCTGCATTTTACCAAAACGACGCTGCTTAATTGATAACAGTTCCACTGTGAGAATCAATTGATCACCAGGAACTACTTGACGACGGAAACGAACTTTATCAATACCAACAAATACAAATAATCCTTTTGGTATATCTGGCATTTGGGTCATGACAACCCCACCCACTTGTGCCATTGCTTCCACAATCAGGACACCAGGCATCAGTGAACGTCCGGGAAAATGACCTTGAAAATGCGGCTCATTGAAAGTGACGTTTTTCACGCCTACAGCCAATTTGCCAGGAACATAGTCAATAATTTTATCTACTAACAAAAAGGGATAACGATGAGGTAATAGTTGCTGAATCTCTTCTACTGAGAAGGTAGTTTTGATTTCCGTTGTACTGTTATCCTGATTTTCTTCTTCAGATGTAACCACGTTAGTAGAATTAACTTGGGTAAGAGTTGACATGGGTAATTTGTAATTCGTAATTTGTAACCACTAATACCTCTAGGAATTAGTAACTTGGGTGAAAACTAGCGGACAAAACCAGATTCTAAAGTAATTGTAAAATTTTTTGTGCCAGTTGAATATGTAGATTGTGACTAGCTTTATAAGCTAAAAAGTGAGCAACAGGAAATTTACCCAGTAAGCTGATATCTCCTACTAAGTCCAATATCTTATGACGTACTGGTTCATTTGCAAATCTTAATGGTCCATTTACCCAACCATCTTTACCACAAACTAGGGCATTATCCAAGCTGCCACCCTTGATTAACCCTGACTTTTGCAGATATTCAATTTGATGTAATAACCCAAATGTCCTAGCCGGTGCAATTTCTGTCACAAAGGTATTTTCGGTTGTTGCCAAAGGATTGGATAATGAAAAACTGTACCACTGATTACCAATTGCAGGTAAATCAAAATCAATTCCATAGCTAAACCGAGTTTCTGAAGATGGTAAGGCACAGACAAAAGCATCATCTTGACGTACCCAGATAGGTTCTTTAACTACTGGGATTTGTTCCTCACTGACTGATTGTGATGCCAATCCTACGGACATAATACTTTCAGTCCATATCTGCGCTGAACCATCTAAAAGCGGTACTTCTAGACCATCAATTTCAATTCTGGCATTATCCACACCCATCGCAGATAAAGCCGCTAATAAGTGTTCTACCGTACGGACATAAACCTCATCTGTACCCAACTGAGTTGAAAGTAGAGTTTGATTAACGGTAGCAATTTCAGCAGGAATTATGGGCGAATTAGGCAAATCCACTCGCACAAAATAGCGATTTCTCCCTGATTCTGCTGGTAATATTCTCACACTGGTACTCACGCCACTATGCAATCCCACACCTGTTTGGGTAATTTCCCCAGCTAATGTATGTTGGTGCATTGCCTAAAAACCAGTATTTTTTTGTCGTTTTTTTTTCTCATGTTCCCTGTATTATCGCAAACACCCTGATATAAAAATCATTAGTTAAGAAGGCAAGAGGTAAAATCCCAGAGTTCAGGAATTTTCCTCTGTCACCTGACTCCTATTAGAACCTTTCCCCAATCCCAAAGTTAATACGGGTATCACCGTCATCACTTAAACCGTAGTCTATGCGAATTGGTCCTAGTGGAGACTGTACACGCACACCTAAACCGTAACCGTAACCGCTACCATTTTTATTTAAAATTTCTGCGGTTCTGGTACTTGTTCCTAAGTCACTACCATAGTCAAAGAATAACGCGCCACTAACTACGGAGAAAACAGGAAAGCGATATTCTACAGATGCTTGTACATAACTACGTCCTGTAGCCAATCTACCTTCTTCATAACCACGGACTGAATTACTACCACCAAGGGTAAAAGCTTCATAGGGTGGTAAGTCACCCAGAATAGTACCACCTTGGAGATTAAACGCCAAAGTTTGTGGCCCTTTACTCAAACTTAAAAAGTTGACGGGGAAATATTGACTGTAGTTACCTCTCACCCTGGTGAGCAGAATATTACCTTCTCCAATGGGTACAGATTGATCAACTCCAACGCGGAGAAAAGAACCGCTGGTAGGTTGTAAGGGATTATTACGGCGATCGCGTCTTGCTCCTAGTTGTAATAAAAGTAAATCGTCTTCCCCACTTTCTGATTGTGTCAAAGGTACGGTAGGACTGATAATACTACCATTATCATCAAAAATCGCACCCACTGGTCTCACATCACCATCTGCATCTCGGCTAGAAACCCTTTGATATTGTAAACCTGCGGAAGCTACCCATTCTGACCTTTCATAAGGGTTAGCAGAAAGAGGACGGGTGAAAGATACACCACCGCCTAAACGAGTAATTCTGGGGCGGTCTTGTTTATCTGTATCTGTAATATTACCTGGATCAAAGGTTTCAATATTATTCTCTTTTCCTTCATAAATCAAGGAAATTGAACGTCTGCGGAAGATATTCGCTGTGTAGGAAGTTCTGTAAGGATCACCACCAATCCAAGGGTCTGTAAATCGCAGGTCAAATAATAGTTCTCTTTCCCCTAACTGGACTTCTGCTCCCAGTTTCTGATTCCTACCACCCAGGTTTTGTTGTTGATAACTGACTGTACCAAATAATCCACTGGCAGAACTAATACCCGCACCAGCACCTATTGATCCACTACTACGTTCTGCTACATTGACTACTACATTTACTTGATTGGGATCTCTTCCTGTATCAAAGGAGAAATTCACATCTTCAAATAATCCTAGACCAAACACTCTTTGCAGATCTTTTTGGGCTGTGTTGCGGTTAAATACTTGACCGGGTTTGAGTTCTAGTTCCCGCGTGATAATATATTCTTTGGTTCTGCCTTTGATGGCATTTCCTTGATCGTCTACTTCCTCTCCATCTTTGTTACGAAAACGGACTTTGACATTTTCTACCACTCCTTCTGCTACCTGGAGGGTGACAACTCCATTTTCCGCAACTCTGGGTGCTGCAATGACGTTAGCTAGGACATAGCCTTGATCTTGATAAGCTTTTGTTAACTGTTTGATACCTTCTTGGAGGTCTCGCAGATTGAGAATTTTGCCGTACTGTTCACTGAAAATACTATTGACAGTGTTAACTGGTAGTACGGAATTAATGTCTGTCCCAGGATTTGCTTCTACTTCAACTTTACTCAGGACAGGATTAGGATTAACGATAAAACTTACTCTTACACCCAATGGTGTATCTTCTGGTACTGCTCGCACATTGGAGAAAAAGCCTGTAGCAAAGATGGCGTTAATGTCTTCTTGCAGTTGGGAACGGGTGGTTGTTTGTCCTGGTTGAGTACGAATTGCTCGGTAAACTTGGTTTTCCAGTTCCGGTGAAATTGCTCCAGTTGGTGATGTTACCGCTACTTCTGACACTAGTACACGAGGTTCAGTATTTTCTGTCTCAGATGGGAATAGAGGTTGTCCCGTTGAAGGTTGGGGGTTTTCTTGGCTTGTTTCCAGTTCAGGTTCTAGAGCTTGTGCTGTTTGGATTGGTGTCGTTTCTGTTGTTACTGTTGTTGATATGATTACTGCTGATTTTGGTTTTGCTTCTGAATGACCAGAGGATGCTGATCTGAGAGTTTCTGCTGTTTGAGATGGATTTGTCTCTGTTGAAATAATTACTTCTGGTGTGGAAATTTGTATTCCAGAGGCTGATAGGCTTTGTTCAGTTTCAATAACTACTGGTTGTTGGTTAATAGCAGTTTCTTGATGAGCTAGAACATCATCTTGACTTGTTTCCTGTGATAGGGACGATTTGGTTGCTACCGTCGAATTATTGGTTATTTGCTGGCTATGATCCAGAGTTTGTGCATTGACTCCGAATGAAGTTTCTAATGGGGTGGCGATCGCCACAACTGCCAAAAATACAGGTGATAAATGTTTTTTATTCATATTTACCGTTCACTACCACACACAATTACAAATTTAGTCATTAATCATTAGTTATATAAGACAAAGGACTATATTTACTGTCAGAATTCAGGAGTCAGAATGTTTGATAAATTTGTCAATTATCAAATAGATGTTTTGAGCTAAAGCATGAAAAAGCTGACTGCTAATAGCTAAATACTGACTTCAAACCTGATTAAGTTCAGCTTTCTAGTACCTCCAAGACTCTTTGTAAAACTGCTTGATAAGCATTTTCTACATTTCCTAAGTCCCGACGAAAGCGATCTTTGTCCATTACTCGCTGGTTAGGATCACTTTCTGCCATATCCCACAAACGACAGGTATCAGGGCTGATTTCATCCGCTAGTAATAACTGTTGTTGTGAGTCCACACCAAACTCCAGTTTAAAGTCTACTAGGGTAATACCGCACTTTTTCCAGAAGTCCTGTAAAAAATTGTTGATCTGTAAAGCCAGATTGATAATACTTTCGACTTGTTCCTCTGTTGCTAGTTTTAGTAATCGTAAGCGATCGCGTGTTAATAAGGGATCTCCTAAATTATCATCTTTGTAATAAAACTCTACCAAAGGATTTTCTAAAATTGTACCCAGTTGTAATCCTGTTTGCTGACAAAGACTACCAGCTGCAATATTTCTCACGACTACTTCTAATGGCACAATTTTAACTGCTCTCACTAGCATTTGATTAGGTGCTGGAGAATTAAGAAAATGATTCTTAATCCCATGAATAGCTAACTGTTGAAATAACTTACTGGAGATAGTACAGTTTATACTCCCTTTTCCCTGGATTGTACCTCGCTTTTGGGCATTGAAAGCAGTCGCATCATCTTTGAAATCAGCTAATAAAATTTCTGGATCATCGGTTGTGTAAATAATTTTGGCTTTACCTTCATAGAGCTTTTGATTAGCAGTCATAGTGGTAGATACATTTATCAGAGCAATGGTTTCCAGCTTAACTATTTTATCAGCCATTTCCTCTATTCCCCATATCTTATGCTTCTACTTGGGATCGGAAACTGGTAAACTTGGCTACATAACCTATACGATTTGGTTTCAGGTTTTGAATGAAATTAGATATTTTTCCATCTTGATTCACTGATATGGTATTTTGTAAAGGTACTGAAATTATCAGCCAGTTGTTGTCTTTATGAAACACAATATTCTTAATAGTTTAATAGTAAATTATGATTTCTCACTCAATTGAAATTCGTCCGGTGATACCTGATGATATACCAATTCTTTTTGAGCTAATCATTGCTCTAGCTGAACATGAAAAACTTTCACACAAAGTTACTGGCACATACGAACAACTTCATAAAAGTTTATTTAGTTCTCATCCCGATGCTCAGGCAATTATTGCTTGTATAAATGGTGTCCCGACTGGATTTGCTCTTTACTGCTTTAATTTTTCTGTTTATTTGATGAAACCAGGTTTATATTTAGAAGCTCTCTTTGTCAAACCTGAATATCGTCGTCAGGGTGTGGCCAGTAAAATGTTTTGCTATTTGGCAAAGATGGCAAATGATCAAGGTTGTGGACGATTGGAGTTGAGTGTTCTCAATGGTAACGAAAGTGCGATCGCATTTTACAAAAAACAAGGGGCAACCTTTCTCCACGACTGGCGAACTTGTCGCCTAGCTGGTGAAGCCTTAGCTGCATTTTCTGCAAATTAAATAGGGTTTTTACAAACTTTTCAGCATTTTCAATTTTCGACTTAATCAAATCTACTTAACTACAACAATCAATATGACTTCTCTAGCTCACGAATTTTATTTTTCTGAAGAAATTTTAACTTCAGAACAAAAGCATTTTCAATTTCAGAATGTTTTTCTAGGACACAGTAGCTTCGTCAACAAATCCCAAAATTATTTTGTGTTACCACATACCAATGACACAAAATTTCTGATCCATGATGGACAAAACATTGAGGTTTTACCCAACATTTGTAAACATCGTTATGCAACCATGCTCAAAGGCAAGGGAAGTTGTCATAAAATTGTTTGTCCAATACATTCATGGTCATATGATCTCAATGGAAATATTGTCAATCCAACTGGGATAGAATGTGAATCTAGCACACATTCTCTAGAAAAAGAATCCATTGATATTTATGATGGTTTTATTTTTCCAGAAAATTCATCTGCATTAAAAAACGCTCTCAAAGCAGCCAAAAAGTTTACAGATATTGATTTTGAAAAGCTCAATTTCTTTGCCCACGAACGCTTCTTTGTCAAGGTAAATTGGAAAAGTTACATGGATACATTTCTAGATAACTACCATCTAGAAGCATATCATCCTAATTTCAGAACCTTTCTCGATTCTAGATATATTGAATCAATTTTTAAAGATGATTTTAGCGTTCAAGCCATCCATCTGAGAGAAAAACCTCAAATCAAAACCCCCGCTCTACAAGCATATTTAGATTGTTACAACAAGTATATTGGTAAATTTCCAGAAGACTACGGTGCTGTCTGGCTTTGTATTTATCCTAATATCATCATCGAAATTTCCCAGTGTTTTGCTCTAGTTGCCATTGTTGTACCAGAAAGCATTGACTCCTGCTCAATTTACGAATATCGCCTTGTAGAAGAGCAATTTACTCAACATCAAGACTTTCTGAAAGCCTTTGAAAAGTATATGTACGAAATAGAATATGAAGACCACGATTTGATGACCAAAATCCATCAAGGAAGGAAAGTCCTATACCAACAAGGTAACAAACATTATGGTCCCTATCACCCTACTAAAGAAGCAGGTCAAGAACAGTTTCATGATTATATTCGTAGGATAATTTCTGGAAGTTCCAATAACTTTCACCCTGTGAAAACAAAAGTTTTATCTTACTGAATAACCCTAGTTTCTTTGTCAAATTGAGCAGTACACAATCTACATCTATACAAAATGTTTGAAAATAGGATTAACGATCTGTCATTTTGCCACAGATATTTCCAAGTTACTTCGGGACAAGTTTGTAACATATTTCTACTGATTGCTTCTTCGATGGGTATACCTTCTTGAGTGAGAACCCCTTCAAAAAGTCCACCAACACCACGATATGTGGGTAGGCCAGAGTCCGCAGATAACCCTGCTCCAGCGATGAAAAGAATCGTCTCGGCCTTGAGAATGCAGTCAGTGACAGCACT from Okeanomitos corallinicola TIOX110 includes the following:
- the lpxA gene encoding acyl-ACP--UDP-N-acetylglucosamine O-acyltransferase, with the translated sequence MKTLIHPTAVIHPDAELHSTVQVGAYAVIGANVKVGAETVIGAHAVIEGPCDIGKGNHIFPGAVIGMEPQDLKYVGEPTWVKIGDNNAIREYVTINRATGRGEATVIGNGNLLMAYVHVGHNCIIEDSVVIANSVALAGHVYIESRARLSGVLGVHQFVHIGGMAMVGGMTRIDRDVPPYTLVEGNPSRVRSLNLVGLKRSGMPSSEFQLLKKAFRILYRSDLLFKDALAELELLGDTAQLEHLRRFLLLSRMPGRRGLIPGKGRISSSDD
- the fabZ gene encoding 3-hydroxyacyl-ACP dehydratase FabZ, which produces MSTLTQVNSTNVVTSEEENQDNSTTEIKTTFSVEEIQQLLPHRYPFLLVDKIIDYVPGKLAVGVKNVTFNEPHFQGHFPGRSLMPGVLIVEAMAQVGGVVMTQMPDIPKGLFVFVGIDKVRFRRQVVPGDQLILTVELLSIKQRRFGKMQGRAEVDGKLAAEGELMFSLVS
- the lpxC gene encoding UDP-3-O-acyl-N-acetylglucosamine deacetylase gives rise to the protein MHQHTLAGEITQTGVGLHSGVSTSVRILPAESGRNRYFVRVDLPNSPIIPAEIATVNQTLLSTQLGTDEVYVRTVEHLLAALSAMGVDNARIEIDGLEVPLLDGSAQIWTESIMSVGLASQSVSEEQIPVVKEPIWVRQDDAFVCALPSSETRFSYGIDFDLPAIGNQWYSFSLSNPLATTENTFVTEIAPARTFGLLHQIEYLQKSGLIKGGSLDNALVCGKDGWVNGPLRFANEPVRHKILDLVGDISLLGKFPVAHFLAYKASHNLHIQLAQKILQLL
- a CDS encoding BamA/TamA family outer membrane protein; the encoded protein is MNKKHLSPVFLAVVAIATPLETSFGVNAQTLDHSQQITNNSTVATKSSLSQETSQDDVLAHQETAINQQPVVIETEQSLSASGIQISTPEVIISTETNPSQTAETLRSASSGHSEAKPKSAVIISTTVTTETTPIQTAQALEPELETSQENPQPSTGQPLFPSETENTEPRVLVSEVAVTSPTGAISPELENQVYRAIRTQPGQTTTRSQLQEDINAIFATGFFSNVRAVPEDTPLGVRVSFIVNPNPVLSKVEVEANPGTDINSVLPVNTVNSIFSEQYGKILNLRDLQEGIKQLTKAYQDQGYVLANVIAAPRVAENGVVTLQVAEGVVENVKVRFRNKDGEEVDDQGNAIKGRTKEYIITRELELKPGQVFNRNTAQKDLQRVFGLGLFEDVNFSFDTGRDPNQVNVVVNVAERSSGSIGAGAGISSASGLFGTVSYQQQNLGGRNQKLGAEVQLGERELLFDLRFTDPWIGGDPYRTSYTANIFRRRSISLIYEGKENNIETFDPGNITDTDKQDRPRITRLGGGVSFTRPLSANPYERSEWVASAGLQYQRVSSRDADGDVRPVGAIFDDNGSIISPTVPLTQSESGEDDLLLLQLGARRDRRNNPLQPTSGSFLRVGVDQSVPIGEGNILLTRVRGNYSQYFPVNFLSLSKGPQTLAFNLQGGTILGDLPPYEAFTLGGSNSVRGYEEGRLATGRSYVQASVEYRFPVFSVVSGALFFDYGSDLGTSTRTAEILNKNGSGYGYGLGVRVQSPLGPIRIDYGLSDDGDTRINFGIGERF
- the purC gene encoding phosphoribosylaminoimidazolesuccinocarboxamide synthase; this translates as MTANQKLYEGKAKIIYTTDDPEILLADFKDDATAFNAQKRGTIQGKGSINCTISSKLFQQLAIHGIKNHFLNSPAPNQMLVRAVKIVPLEVVVRNIAAGSLCQQTGLQLGTILENPLVEFYYKDDNLGDPLLTRDRLRLLKLATEEQVESIINLALQINNFLQDFWKKCGITLVDFKLEFGVDSQQQLLLADEISPDTCRLWDMAESDPNQRVMDKDRFRRDLGNVENAYQAVLQRVLEVLES
- a CDS encoding GNAT family N-acetyltransferase; this translates as MISHSIEIRPVIPDDIPILFELIIALAEHEKLSHKVTGTYEQLHKSLFSSHPDAQAIIACINGVPTGFALYCFNFSVYLMKPGLYLEALFVKPEYRRQGVASKMFCYLAKMANDQGCGRLELSVLNGNESAIAFYKKQGATFLHDWRTCRLAGEALAAFSAN
- a CDS encoding SRPBCC family protein, with product MTSLAHEFYFSEEILTSEQKHFQFQNVFLGHSSFVNKSQNYFVLPHTNDTKFLIHDGQNIEVLPNICKHRYATMLKGKGSCHKIVCPIHSWSYDLNGNIVNPTGIECESSTHSLEKESIDIYDGFIFPENSSALKNALKAAKKFTDIDFEKLNFFAHERFFVKVNWKSYMDTFLDNYHLEAYHPNFRTFLDSRYIESIFKDDFSVQAIHLREKPQIKTPALQAYLDCYNKYIGKFPEDYGAVWLCIYPNIIIEISQCFALVAIVVPESIDSCSIYEYRLVEEQFTQHQDFLKAFEKYMYEIEYEDHDLMTKIHQGRKVLYQQGNKHYGPYHPTKEAGQEQFHDYIRRIISGSSNNFHPVKTKVLSY